AGGGGTTATTGCGCGCCTACCGCTTCTTTATTTCTTACCATAAAAAAAATTATATAGTTGAAATTATAATAATATTTTATATATTGAAGAAAAATAGGGAATTAAATCCGTCTGATGGCCGTTTCTTTCGTTTGTCTTCAGATTTGGTCCCTAGATTTACCTATGACTAACCGGCTTGTTATGATGATGTCCTATACCACACAGTAACACCGTTAAAATTTTATTGCGTACCTACAACTTGTTTAGATCTATGTTCAAAAAAGTCTTCAGCTTTTTGCTGCCCGCTATTGTCCTATACACACAACATTCCACTGCACAGGACCAGTCATCCCTCATCTTACCGACAGATTCCGTAGACGTCTATATACAGCCACCTTCCAAACATTTAGACGGCCGTTTATTGGCCATTCCGGTGACCTTTATCGCCTATGGTGCCGCTTCGCTGAAGCTGGGAGATCTCAAGAAGGTCAATAGCCATATAAACCAGGAGATCTTCCTGGAAAGCCGGCATAAGCCACTGCATTTTGACAACTATTTACAATATGGACCCGCGGCAATGGTGTATGGTCTGAACCTCGTGGGTATAAAGGGAAAGCATAACTTCATCGACCGGACGATGATCTATGGTATTTCCAATGCTATCCTGGGTGCGACGGTTATGACAACAAAGAAGTTCACGCGTGAGTGGAGACCGGATGGTTCCAATCAGATGTCCTTTCCTTCCGGACATACAGCTACAGCATTTGCGGCCGCAGAGTTCATGAGAAGAGAATACCAGGATGTATCTGTATGGTATGGTGTGGCAGGTTATGCGATGGCTGCTACCACGGGATACATGCGTATGTATAATAACAGGCACTGGTTCGGTGATGTAGTGGCAGGCGCCGGTGTGGGCATTCTGTCTACCGACCTGGCTTACTTCCTTTATCCGAAGATGAAAAGCATCTTCACCGGTAAAAAAGACAACGGTGAAACCCTCGTGACACCTACTTACCAGAACGGTGCCGTGGGATTGTGCCTGGTGCATTCATTCAGATAATCAGCGGGTGTCTGTTGCTTTCACCAGCAGATGATTACAACATATAAAACAGACAGGAGAAGGGTGTATCAAAACGTACTTTTGATACACCCTTCTCCTGTTTATCAATATATAACGCCGTTAATCTTATCGTGATATCCCCGGATTCGGGGATAGGTAGCCCGCTTTTTTCTACTGACCTTCGCAGCCCGTCAACCAAAACGGCAATATCTACATCTAAATCGGAATCGTTCGGCATCGGGATGATGCCTGGATGGTACATTACCGTCCTGCTGTATTACAAAAGGGGCTGTATCATAAAGTACGATACAGCCCCTTTTTATCCGGATACCTGAGAAATATTTTTTTTAATTGATTCTCAGGGTATTCTTTTTTTGATACAACCTCTTCTCATCCTGATCACTTGTTCACTTCAGGCATCGGTCCTGTAAAAGTCCCTGTTATCACTGCATCTGAATAGTCCAGAATATACTTCAGGCTATAGGTATTATCAGATGATTTCTTCACGGTTACACTACCGGAGCGTAGTTCTGACAGTTGTGTACCCGTACCACTTACGAAAGTTCCATTCTGAAAATCAACATCCAGCCCTGTAGGAGCTACGCTGAAGTGCTTTGTTTTGTCATAAGCAGCATCTTCTTTAGACATGTACTTGTATGTCTGTCCATCCACGAAAGTCTCAATCTCCATCAGTACGCCGGTGATCTTACCAGTGAAAGCAGGATCATTGATATTTACAGAAGATACGACGAACGTACCTCCTTCTGTGATCGGATTCCAGTTTGCACGGAAGCCGAAACGCGTGTCTATTGGGTCTCCGCTGTTGATATTGAAACCATTTACAGCGATGGGATCGGTAATGTTCTTTTCATTTTTACTACATGCGGAAAATAATGTGACAGCAATAGCTGCGAGAAAGAGTACTCTTTTCATGGACTTGTCTTGTTGTTTAAAAGATTTCAGGTTTAAAGTATATGGTACATGTTCATTCGCACAGACACTCATATCAGATACAGTTGTCAGATCGGGACACATGGATATAAACGCATGGGTCTGAGTGTGTTTTGTGGCGGCAACAATAATGCCAGATAAATAGAGGAGCATTAGATGTGCTTTCTTTCTCATAAGCTATGGTAGCTGCGCGATCCACTGTTTCATGACCGACAGGATAGTCAGTAGTTCCTCCTCACTGATGATATATGGAGGCATCAGGTAGAGCACATTGCCTATAGGACGCAGCCAGACCCCCTTATTTTGGGAGAATGGTTTAAACCCTGCAAGACACTCCGCGTTTTTCATTTCAATCGCCCCAATCGCCCCTAAAGTCCTTTTTTGTATCACTGCCGGTGATGTGATCGTGTCGAACTGCTCCCGGATGATACGCTGTATGTTCGCTACCTTGTCCAGGTAATGCGCCGATTCTATGAGGTCAATGCTTTGAAGGGCGACCATGCAGGCCAGTGGATTGGCCATAAAGGTAGGTCCATGCATCAGTGCTTTTTCATAATTGTCTCCCAGGAAACTATCGAAGACGGC
The DNA window shown above is from Chitinophaga agri and carries:
- a CDS encoding phosphatase PAP2 family protein, with the translated sequence MFKKVFSFLLPAIVLYTQHSTAQDQSSLILPTDSVDVYIQPPSKHLDGRLLAIPVTFIAYGAASLKLGDLKKVNSHINQEIFLESRHKPLHFDNYLQYGPAAMVYGLNLVGIKGKHNFIDRTMIYGISNAILGATVMTTKKFTREWRPDGSNQMSFPSGHTATAFAAAEFMRREYQDVSVWYGVAGYAMAATTGYMRMYNNRHWFGDVVAGAGVGILSTDLAYFLYPKMKSIFTGKKDNGETLVTPTYQNGAVGLCLVHSFR